A window of Pirellula sp. SH-Sr6A contains these coding sequences:
- a CDS encoding phage portal protein yields MTVDSLLADSGESFVGDAGATVTAAKALGYAPLHQAVSMISGDCAKLPLNVYRRTEKGRTVATDHPVQRVVHRYGMANEEINSYKFWRRYFASALLWGNAYAWIDRSNRGDVIGLYQLLPDRTWLERVNGVLVCRTQTRRGTRTFSKDDILHLEGLSIDGIAGAHVIRCFRQDFSTALAAKQFEARFFKNNMSAGGILQVKQGTNPNKVKKTQKEIDEKFAGSDKAFKTLVIRDAMQWISTQVDPQKAQLPQLKEDQVREVARMYNLPPSRLGLKDSVSHNSLEADKQNYHDGALSHWLVGNAAECTTKLLTQEERDAGMYIENNINALLWADALTRNTIAITGIQSGRFSPNETRGWENYDSYEGGDTKYIPLNLQPIEPGVSAETGFRSRRRKRTSRVHPSHRTAYRALLEEAFGRAINRICIRSDRNKPLEEDRQNVVAIVENVMRNVSSLVGSTYANEANEWFDSLLGLDASSLRVQAEASSQQWIDKLLKGEKQ; encoded by the coding sequence GTGACTGTCGATTCATTGCTCGCTGATAGCGGCGAATCATTCGTTGGTGACGCGGGAGCAACAGTCACCGCAGCTAAGGCATTGGGGTATGCACCACTACACCAAGCCGTTTCGATGATATCGGGGGATTGTGCGAAGCTTCCTCTCAACGTTTATCGTCGGACTGAAAAGGGGCGAACGGTTGCCACCGACCATCCCGTGCAGCGGGTTGTACATCGTTACGGGATGGCGAACGAAGAAATCAACTCCTACAAGTTTTGGAGACGGTACTTCGCCTCCGCGTTGCTTTGGGGTAATGCTTACGCTTGGATTGATCGCAGTAACCGCGGAGACGTGATCGGCCTGTACCAGCTGCTCCCTGACCGGACCTGGCTGGAGAGAGTGAACGGAGTACTCGTGTGCCGAACTCAAACCCGACGCGGTACACGAACATTTTCGAAAGACGACATTCTCCACCTCGAGGGACTGTCGATCGATGGCATCGCGGGCGCCCACGTGATCCGATGCTTCCGACAGGATTTCTCGACCGCTCTGGCAGCCAAGCAATTCGAAGCAAGGTTCTTCAAGAACAACATGAGTGCGGGCGGCATTCTGCAGGTGAAGCAGGGTACCAATCCCAACAAAGTCAAAAAGACTCAAAAGGAGATCGACGAGAAATTCGCGGGGTCCGACAAAGCCTTTAAAACACTCGTGATTCGCGATGCAATGCAATGGATATCCACCCAGGTGGATCCACAAAAAGCCCAGCTACCGCAATTGAAGGAGGACCAGGTTCGCGAAGTTGCCCGAATGTACAACCTCCCTCCATCGAGGTTGGGTCTGAAAGACTCGGTGAGTCATAACTCTCTCGAGGCGGACAAGCAGAACTACCACGACGGGGCGTTGTCCCATTGGCTAGTTGGAAATGCTGCCGAATGCACCACCAAGCTTCTAACGCAAGAGGAACGTGATGCAGGAATGTACATCGAAAACAACATCAATGCGTTGTTGTGGGCGGACGCGCTGACTCGAAATACTATCGCCATCACCGGGATTCAGTCGGGGCGATTCTCACCAAACGAAACACGAGGCTGGGAGAACTACGACAGTTACGAGGGAGGCGACACCAAGTATATCCCTCTAAACCTGCAACCGATCGAGCCAGGCGTTTCCGCGGAAACGGGTTTCAGATCTCGACGCCGCAAACGCACTTCTCGCGTCCATCCATCTCACCGTACCGCATATCGAGCTCTCCTCGAGGAGGCTTTTGGTCGAGCGATCAATCGGATCTGCATACGCAGCGATCGCAACAAGCCTCTCGAGGAAGATCGACAGAACGTCGTCGCGATCGTCGAGAACGTCATGAGAAACGTTTCGTCCCTCGTCGGATCAACATATGCGAACGAGGCGAACGAGTGGTTTGACTCGCTTCTCGGACTGGACGCGTCTAGCCTTCGCGTCCAAGCCGAGGCGAGCAGCCAACAATGGATCGACAAACTCCTGAAGGGTGAAAAGCAATGA
- a CDS encoding HK97 family phage prohead protease: protein MMHHRRFSVPHPTSTERRLVIQKRNATSDSNVIRGYGAVFYSESDPQTEYWLWDDLVERIMPGAFDRVIKEGQDVRCLFNHDMNYVLGRTLSGTCRINTDGIGLYYECDESPNDPQWQSVAEKLTRGDVTGSSFSFYPSVTIWETIKTEGKSFDVRWIKEVGVCYDVGPVTFPAYNAATSSRSIGLEEQTSLLGERNEFWRSRDDVSVRLRELEKWE from the coding sequence ATGATGCACCATCGACGTTTCTCTGTACCACATCCGACATCGACCGAACGTAGGTTGGTGATCCAAAAGCGTAACGCCACGAGCGACTCGAATGTCATTCGTGGGTATGGCGCCGTGTTTTATAGCGAGTCGGATCCTCAGACGGAGTATTGGCTTTGGGATGATTTGGTGGAGAGGATCATGCCCGGAGCCTTTGACCGCGTCATCAAGGAAGGCCAGGATGTTCGATGCTTGTTCAATCACGATATGAACTACGTCTTAGGTCGAACTCTTTCAGGCACATGCCGCATCAATACCGATGGGATCGGACTTTATTACGAGTGCGATGAATCGCCGAACGACCCGCAGTGGCAGAGCGTAGCCGAAAAGCTAACGCGTGGCGACGTGACAGGATCGAGCTTCTCTTTCTATCCGTCGGTAACCATCTGGGAAACGATCAAGACCGAAGGTAAGTCCTTCGATGTTCGATGGATCAAGGAAGTTGGGGTCTGCTATGACGTTGGGCCAGTGACATTCCCCGCATACAACGCTGCGACATCGAGTCGATCTATTGGTCTTGAAGAGCAAACTTCCTTGCTTGGAGAACGGAACGAGTTCTGGAGATCCCGCGACGACGTTTCGGTGAGATTAAGGGAGCTTGAGAAATGGGAGTAA
- a CDS encoding phage major capsid protein → MSVIAEKRKKAAELAAEIKKQGSAYNERKKASEKDPAVSLWPDETRSAWDKVNAEYDSLKNELKSLEDDESINNRITEINEWEGRSTQHGKQKPGLDDTNPATGRAYGEDFEDREEARAFAQRQADQRQFMRAFIVSHINPDLIDRDMRSACQRLEVEPSRPSIRCQLLDTEKHKRLQRAARLTNHALLEDRLEEEHRSMSKGGVGTGSELVPITFINSIELAMLATSPFFAYVDLMRTETGEEIKWPIGDDTANEGTQINEAQDINALAQPDAVLQQLSLKAYDFTSNFIKVSEQLSRDSLPRIDLIVGSMIGERLGRIKLRRATLGNGTTQPGGVVTQAAAGVTAALAAAIGADDTVKLQHAVDPTYRGNGMYMAHDIVIQALRLLKDTQGRYLWASGLKDGVPDTLNGQAIIYNQYMASTIATTQITMLYGDFRYYKVREVGNIVIKKLIERFAETMQVGFMGYQAMDGRLQRWTADAPCPVKKLTQA, encoded by the coding sequence ATGAGTGTAATTGCAGAGAAGCGTAAGAAGGCTGCTGAGCTTGCGGCAGAGATCAAGAAACAAGGCTCGGCGTATAACGAGCGAAAAAAGGCTTCCGAGAAAGATCCAGCAGTCAGTCTCTGGCCTGATGAAACGCGATCCGCGTGGGATAAGGTCAACGCCGAATACGATTCCTTGAAGAATGAACTGAAGTCGCTCGAGGATGACGAGTCGATCAATAACCGCATCACCGAGATCAACGAGTGGGAAGGACGTTCGACTCAACACGGAAAACAAAAGCCTGGACTCGATGACACCAACCCGGCCACCGGTCGAGCTTACGGTGAGGATTTCGAGGATCGCGAGGAGGCTCGTGCTTTTGCTCAACGTCAAGCGGACCAGCGGCAGTTCATGCGGGCCTTCATCGTCTCGCACATCAATCCCGATCTGATTGATCGCGATATGCGTTCGGCGTGCCAGCGACTCGAAGTAGAACCTAGCCGTCCATCCATCCGTTGCCAATTGCTCGACACCGAAAAGCACAAACGGCTTCAACGGGCTGCAAGGCTCACAAACCACGCCCTTCTTGAAGATCGGCTCGAAGAAGAACACCGGAGCATGAGCAAGGGTGGGGTCGGGACCGGTTCTGAATTGGTCCCAATCACCTTCATCAATTCGATTGAATTGGCGATGTTGGCAACGAGTCCATTCTTCGCATATGTGGATTTGATGCGAACCGAAACGGGCGAGGAGATCAAGTGGCCGATTGGTGATGACACAGCGAACGAAGGGACTCAGATCAACGAGGCCCAGGACATCAACGCGCTGGCTCAACCAGATGCCGTCCTACAGCAACTCTCTCTAAAAGCCTACGACTTCACCTCGAACTTCATCAAGGTTTCCGAACAACTCAGTCGTGATTCCCTGCCCCGAATTGATCTGATTGTGGGGAGCATGATTGGAGAGAGACTAGGACGCATCAAGTTGCGTCGCGCAACGTTGGGCAACGGAACCACCCAGCCAGGAGGGGTCGTGACACAGGCTGCAGCTGGAGTAACGGCCGCACTCGCCGCCGCCATTGGCGCAGACGACACGGTCAAACTGCAGCATGCTGTGGATCCAACGTATCGAGGGAATGGCATGTACATGGCCCACGATATTGTGATTCAAGCTTTGCGGCTGCTGAAGGATACCCAAGGCCGATATCTTTGGGCATCCGGATTGAAGGATGGAGTCCCAGACACTCTGAACGGCCAAGCGATCATTTACAACCAGTACATGGCTAGTACGATCGCTACCACACAAATAACGATGCTCTACGGAGACTTCCGATACTACAAGGTTCGAGAAGTCGGGAACATCGTTATCAAGAAGCTCATTGAACGCTTCGCGGAGACAATGCAAGTTGGGTTCATGGGGTACCAGGCCATGGATGGACGATTGCAGCGCTGGACCGCTGACGCCCCATGCCCAGTGAAGAAGCTCACCCAAGCTTAA
- a CDS encoding head-tail connector protein has product MRIARISENTFWVVTPERVRRNSRIPDTTEDDWIIEAIESAHEYIEEYLGCCIAMADYRMTLDRFPRKRGSIDLPVWPVKEVASVQYVDPTGAVQSIELDKIVQPADNGRFSLRLKDHECFPSTRATPNAVSITFTAGWSEVEKVPKTLTRAALMLTSHWYENRETVLIGTISKEIEHGTVAMLEQLRPAEDYTAGEVCE; this is encoded by the coding sequence ATGCGCATCGCGAGAATTTCCGAAAACACGTTTTGGGTGGTCACTCCCGAACGTGTTAGACGCAATTCGCGAATTCCCGATACAACCGAAGACGATTGGATCATCGAAGCAATCGAATCAGCCCACGAATACATCGAGGAGTATTTAGGATGTTGCATCGCGATGGCAGATTATCGGATGACGCTCGATCGGTTTCCGCGGAAACGAGGATCGATCGATCTGCCCGTATGGCCTGTAAAAGAGGTTGCGAGCGTGCAGTATGTGGATCCGACCGGTGCCGTGCAGTCGATCGAACTCGACAAGATAGTACAACCGGCGGACAACGGCCGATTCAGCCTCCGACTCAAGGACCATGAGTGCTTCCCAAGTACTCGAGCTACCCCAAACGCGGTGAGCATTACCTTCACTGCGGGTTGGAGCGAGGTTGAAAAAGTACCCAAAACGTTGACGCGAGCTGCTCTGATGCTCACTTCGCACTGGTACGAAAACCGCGAGACCGTGCTCATTGGAACGATCTCGAAAGAGATTGAACACGGAACCGTCGCAATGCTCGAGCAATTGAGACCCGCGGAAGACTACACGGCCGGAGAGGTGTGCGAATGA
- a CDS encoding phage head closure protein, with product MRAGRLRHRITIQRREQNYDDLGHEQGDWKTIASGHPALVEDLSGRELERYRQIVAEVTTRITTRRSAANFKDRILFRGRILNVLSQTYNEIETEQEILCAEVLQG from the coding sequence ATGAGGGCGGGTAGGCTTCGCCATCGAATCACGATACAGCGACGTGAACAAAACTACGATGACTTAGGTCACGAACAAGGGGACTGGAAAACAATCGCCTCTGGGCACCCTGCGTTGGTCGAAGATCTTAGCGGGCGCGAACTCGAACGATATCGTCAGATCGTTGCTGAAGTGACGACGAGAATTACCACCCGACGAAGCGCAGCCAACTTTAAAGACCGCATTCTGTTTCGCGGACGGATCTTGAACGTGTTGTCCCAGACTTATAACGAGATCGAAACCGAGCAAGAGATACTCTGTGCGGAGGTCCTGCAAGGATGA
- a CDS encoding DUF3168 domain-containing protein, translating into MSHATLPDLIRERLKSIPEIHQKIAGRIHYQQIPQSSTYPHIWFARRGSNTDDLMDSDGILRDRYVVEIVTKTFDDQLVTAVIDALQFDGIALPSMTVATSDLDEVDDEYAFESGNGDSALCMHAFVLTLYVGD; encoded by the coding sequence ATGAGCCACGCGACCCTACCCGACCTCATCCGCGAACGATTGAAATCGATTCCCGAGATTCACCAGAAGATTGCGGGGAGAATCCATTACCAACAGATTCCCCAATCATCGACCTATCCGCATATATGGTTCGCTCGCCGAGGATCGAACACCGATGACCTCATGGACAGCGATGGGATTCTGAGGGATCGATATGTGGTCGAGATCGTAACCAAAACATTCGATGACCAATTGGTCACTGCCGTGATTGATGCACTTCAATTCGATGGAATCGCACTACCTTCCATGACCGTCGCAACGAGCGACCTCGACGAGGTAGATGACGAATATGCGTTTGAATCCGGCAACGGTGATTCCGCCCTTTGTATGCACGCATTCGTGCTAACGCTTTATGTAGGTGACTAA
- a CDS encoding HK97-gp10 family putative phage morphogenesis protein: protein MPRKITMVLTGSEELNRKLEELTSKQAKEAIRKAARPALQPTLAAARANAPKRSGRLQRSIKIRAIKRSRSRIGARVTTAKSDNQFSGKTFYAAFQEWGWKTGSRRGELNAVARRIANQLRRESRAAKGLKKRGSDFRARQENYFASEGARRAARQKIAIRRQIPAKEFLRRAARSTKSQALKLYSDSIRTYIRSIART, encoded by the coding sequence ATGCCTCGCAAAATCACGATGGTTCTGACCGGATCCGAAGAACTCAACAGAAAGCTTGAGGAGCTCACAAGCAAACAAGCAAAGGAAGCAATTCGCAAAGCGGCGAGGCCCGCTCTTCAACCCACGTTGGCTGCCGCACGTGCGAACGCCCCGAAACGATCTGGCAGGCTCCAGCGATCGATCAAGATTCGAGCGATCAAGCGATCGAGGAGTCGCATCGGGGCACGAGTCACCACCGCCAAGAGCGATAACCAATTCAGTGGCAAGACGTTTTATGCGGCTTTCCAAGAGTGGGGATGGAAGACCGGCAGCCGTCGGGGGGAGCTCAACGCTGTCGCTCGCCGAATAGCGAACCAACTCCGACGCGAATCCCGAGCGGCCAAGGGATTGAAGAAGCGTGGTTCAGACTTCCGAGCTCGGCAGGAGAATTACTTCGCGAGCGAGGGAGCTCGCCGAGCTGCTCGACAAAAGATAGCCATCCGGCGACAGATCCCAGCCAAAGAGTTTTTGCGGCGAGCGGCGCGGAGCACGAAGAGCCAGGCATTGAAGCTCTATTCCGACTCCATTCGCACCTACATTCGATCGATCGCGAGGACCTAG
- a CDS encoding ERV1/ALR-related protein, which produces MDNHDQLSISRPPPSGWVGSESTRNTLYSFEIAPGWESLHRIASELTDWSLIAAWFQEWELRSVPCGDCWKHWRELKQTDPPPFGNRLAFYWWSHRAHNAVADRIGNPVWSEQDFDAEYGGYELMGFIDSE; this is translated from the coding sequence ATGGACAATCACGATCAGCTGAGCATCTCGCGACCTCCCCCATCCGGATGGGTAGGCAGCGAATCAACTAGGAACACGCTCTACTCATTTGAAATAGCACCCGGGTGGGAATCGCTACATCGCATCGCGAGCGAGCTCACCGACTGGAGTCTCATTGCCGCATGGTTTCAAGAATGGGAGCTCCGGTCCGTTCCCTGCGGTGATTGCTGGAAGCATTGGCGCGAACTTAAGCAGACAGATCCACCCCCATTTGGGAATCGACTCGCGTTCTATTGGTGGAGTCATCGAGCCCACAATGCGGTGGCGGATCGGATCGGCAATCCCGTCTGGAGCGAGCAGGATTTCGACGCCGAATATGGAGGCTACGAACTAATGGGGTTCATCGACTCGGAGTGA
- a CDS encoding phage integrase family protein has translation MTDTLADGSIWTQGIASSSYWGSLFAASWDTGYRLGDLLNIEYKSIERDPSTGSGLLNLVCSKVQREHISNLNPQTMKLIDRCMLEQPKRSLIWPLRSDRRQFYRDAKKRFTDSGLSGTFRFLRRSAVTYAESISPGMGQKLAGHKDSRVTWESYIDPRLLPECTVILPPVL, from the coding sequence ATGACGGACACACTAGCGGATGGTTCCATTTGGACCCAGGGGATTGCGAGCTCGTCGTATTGGGGGTCGCTGTTTGCCGCTTCCTGGGATACTGGCTACCGACTCGGCGACCTTCTAAACATTGAGTACAAGTCGATCGAGCGGGATCCGTCCACAGGATCTGGCCTTCTGAATTTAGTTTGCTCCAAGGTGCAACGCGAACACATCTCGAATCTCAATCCCCAAACTATGAAATTGATTGATCGTTGCATGCTGGAACAACCCAAGCGAAGTCTTATTTGGCCGTTGAGATCCGATCGCCGACAGTTCTACCGAGATGCAAAGAAACGCTTTACCGACTCTGGATTATCAGGGACCTTTCGGTTTCTTCGACGTTCGGCGGTTACCTACGCGGAATCCATAAGTCCAGGCATGGGGCAAAAACTTGCTGGACACAAAGACTCTCGCGTCACTTGGGAGAGCTACATCGATCCGCGTCTGCTCCCAGAATGCACGGTGATTTTGCCCCCAGTTCTATAG
- a CDS encoding serine/threonine-protein kinase has translation MGSSNRSDPELHRGDESELTETQIHGANLRPQGDLDRTVIRARVPVGDPAPASAPRGTFRLAWHAAAEALIGQQLDHFRIESLVGIGGMGAVFRGEDIRLNREVAIKAIPAAGRDPEAMRRFRFEAQSAAKLDHPNIARVYYVGETAEWSYIVFEFVEGINLREWVLRHGPMSVDQSVFLVRQVAQALQHASDRQVVHRDIKPSNIVLTANGHAKIVDMGLARVTEMDRSTNDLTASGVTLGTFDYISPEQAHDPRDADVRSDIYSLGCTWYFLLTSSPPFPEGTALQKLLMHGTKMPEDPRAHRPELSDSLIAILRKMIAKRPGDRYQQPVDLIDDLQTLAILENLQWTRDTDPRELVSEGSGSWARWMLPHAVALACIAGVMFWMQAKGLRDGQFEIPRVVLPELQLIDRDINATAKGVESSTPVLSVPAESGSIVVDNRFSLEQLETNRQLASTMDQAMERINLTPDATKIVLQSTSLRSLSNLRGFGRTQGKLTITSPPGQRCTIEVDVPSTELTDSRAWMDCGNSQVRIVGCDFVWRAKDARQALFQCRSGGQLVLEDCSIAIDANATMSGLSTLPAAIRCEASLLPASPNDNSGLMAPAQIHVRNIILSGFGDALQVVAPVRAECKWENSLFALSGSVLQLPRVNATTRGASRIVMDLQNVTTWTARSWINASWVTGNTTPIPVTRTARQCVFGGMESIVIWDVAASEDWKFWAESNQGEDLSRWLDFRGIDNCYDEEVTKQLVEARLRNGMSEQLPLTAESKLLAEERGLELSIPWKKRPVEESAIQPLSDVLQFELFASNFPRGADVNRLHSLRTEAAAPSASSTSVDAPNGIPSRPAPPAD, from the coding sequence ATGGGCAGCTCGAATCGTTCCGATCCAGAGCTGCATCGCGGTGACGAGTCCGAGCTCACTGAAACGCAGATCCACGGAGCGAACCTGCGTCCCCAGGGGGACTTGGATCGGACTGTCATTCGAGCTCGAGTTCCGGTGGGGGATCCAGCACCAGCCAGCGCGCCTCGCGGTACGTTTCGTTTGGCATGGCACGCCGCGGCAGAGGCATTGATTGGCCAGCAGCTTGATCACTTTCGAATCGAATCACTTGTTGGTATCGGCGGAATGGGCGCCGTCTTTCGCGGCGAAGACATTCGGCTTAATCGCGAAGTTGCGATCAAGGCGATTCCAGCAGCGGGTCGCGATCCCGAGGCGATGCGACGTTTTCGATTTGAGGCCCAGTCCGCGGCCAAGTTGGACCACCCCAACATCGCTCGGGTTTACTATGTCGGCGAGACAGCCGAATGGAGTTACATCGTCTTTGAATTCGTCGAAGGGATCAACCTTCGCGAATGGGTGTTGCGTCATGGTCCGATGTCGGTAGACCAGTCCGTCTTCCTGGTGCGGCAGGTCGCGCAAGCGTTGCAGCATGCGAGCGACCGGCAGGTCGTGCACCGAGACATCAAGCCATCGAACATCGTTCTTACCGCCAATGGTCACGCAAAAATAGTCGATATGGGTCTGGCACGCGTGACCGAGATGGATCGTTCGACCAACGATCTCACCGCGAGCGGTGTCACGCTCGGTACGTTCGACTATATCTCACCTGAGCAAGCGCACGATCCCCGCGATGCTGATGTGCGGAGCGATATCTACTCGCTCGGTTGTACTTGGTATTTCCTTTTAACCAGTTCGCCCCCATTTCCAGAAGGAACCGCTCTCCAAAAGCTCTTGATGCACGGGACCAAGATGCCGGAAGACCCGCGGGCCCACCGCCCGGAGTTGAGCGATTCCCTCATCGCGATACTTCGCAAGATGATCGCGAAACGTCCAGGAGATCGATATCAACAACCGGTCGACTTGATCGACGACTTACAGACCCTGGCGATCCTCGAGAACTTGCAATGGACTCGAGACACGGACCCTCGAGAGTTGGTCTCGGAGGGATCGGGGTCTTGGGCCCGTTGGATGCTTCCTCACGCGGTTGCGTTGGCATGCATCGCGGGTGTCATGTTTTGGATGCAAGCGAAGGGGCTTCGAGATGGGCAGTTCGAAATCCCGCGTGTCGTGCTTCCTGAATTGCAATTGATTGATCGCGACATCAATGCTACCGCGAAAGGGGTGGAGAGTTCGACACCGGTGCTCAGCGTTCCGGCGGAATCAGGGAGCATCGTCGTCGATAACCGCTTCAGTCTGGAGCAACTAGAAACCAATCGACAGCTTGCTTCCACGATGGATCAAGCCATGGAGCGAATCAACTTGACGCCAGATGCTACGAAGATCGTATTGCAGTCGACGTCGCTCCGAAGTCTATCCAATTTACGGGGGTTCGGTCGAACGCAGGGCAAGCTGACAATCACGAGCCCTCCTGGACAGCGATGCACGATCGAGGTCGATGTACCCAGCACCGAACTGACCGACTCGAGAGCCTGGATGGACTGTGGCAACAGCCAAGTTCGGATTGTAGGCTGCGACTTCGTCTGGCGTGCCAAAGATGCCCGCCAGGCCTTGTTTCAATGCCGAAGCGGAGGCCAATTGGTTTTGGAGGATTGCAGCATCGCGATCGATGCCAACGCAACGATGAGCGGACTCTCCACTCTCCCCGCTGCAATTCGGTGTGAAGCCAGCCTTCTGCCAGCTTCTCCTAATGACAATTCGGGGTTGATGGCTCCTGCCCAGATCCATGTCCGCAACATTATCCTTTCCGGATTCGGCGATGCATTGCAAGTCGTTGCACCGGTGAGAGCGGAGTGCAAGTGGGAAAATTCCCTATTCGCATTGAGTGGTTCGGTGCTTCAGTTACCTCGCGTTAATGCAACGACGCGCGGCGCGAGCCGCATCGTCATGGATCTACAGAATGTCACGACCTGGACCGCACGTTCCTGGATCAATGCTTCCTGGGTAACTGGAAATACGACTCCGATTCCGGTGACACGAACGGCGCGACAATGCGTGTTCGGTGGCATGGAATCGATTGTGATTTGGGATGTGGCCGCGAGCGAAGACTGGAAGTTTTGGGCAGAATCCAATCAAGGTGAGGATTTGTCCCGATGGCTTGATTTTCGCGGTATCGACAACTGTTACGACGAAGAGGTCACTAAGCAACTCGTGGAAGCTCGACTTCGCAATGGCATGAGCGAACAACTTCCTTTGACCGCCGAATCGAAACTTCTCGCCGAGGAACGCGGTCTCGAGCTTTCGATTCCTTGGAAGAAGCGTCCCGTCGAGGAATCCGCCATTCAGCCCCTGAGCGATGTACTGCAATTCGAACTCTTTGCCAGCAACTTTCCTCGAGGGGCCGATGTGAACCGCCTGCATTCGTTGCGGACAGAAGCCGCTGCACCGTCCGCGTCGTCCACGTCGGTCGATGCACCGAATGGAATTCCAAGTCGTCCGGCTCCCCCTGCGGACTAA